From one Streptomyces sp. ICC1 genomic stretch:
- the groL gene encoding chaperonin GroEL (60 kDa chaperone family; promotes refolding of misfolded polypeptides especially under stressful conditions; forms two stacked rings of heptamers to form a barrel-shaped 14mer; ends can be capped by GroES; misfolded proteins enter the barrel where they are refolded when GroES binds) yields the protein MPKILKFDEDARRALERGVNKLADTVKVTIGPKGRNVVIDKKFGAPTITNDGVTIAREVELDDPYENLGAQLVKEVATKTNDVAGDGTTTATVLAQALVREGLRNVAAGASPAALKKGIDAAVKAVSEELLATARPIEDKSDIAAVAALSAQDQQVGDLIAEAMDKVGKDGVITVEESNAFGLELEFTEGMAFDKGYLSPYMVSDQERMEAILDDPYILINQGKISSIQDLLPLLEKVIQAGASKPLLIIAEDVEGEALSTLVVNKIRGTFNAVAVKAPGFGDRRKAMLQDMATLTGATVIAEEVGLKLDQAGLDVLGSARRVTISKDSTTIVDGGGSSAEVLGRVNQIKAEIESTDSDWDREKLQERLAKLAGGVCVIKVGAATEVELKEKKHRLEDAISATRAAVEEGIVSGGGSALVHAVKVLEGNLGLSGDEATGVAVVRRAAVEPLRWIAENAGLEGYVITAKVAELEKGQGFNAATGEYGDLVKAGVIDPVKVTRSALENAASIASLLLTTETLVVEKPADDEGDAGHGHGHGHSH from the coding sequence ATGCCGAAGATTCTCAAGTTTGACGAGGACGCCCGTCGCGCCCTCGAGCGCGGCGTCAACAAGCTTGCCGACACGGTCAAGGTGACGATCGGCCCCAAGGGCCGCAACGTCGTGATCGACAAGAAGTTCGGTGCGCCCACCATCACGAACGACGGTGTCACCATCGCTCGCGAGGTCGAGCTGGACGACCCGTACGAGAACCTTGGCGCGCAGCTCGTCAAGGAGGTCGCGACCAAGACCAACGACGTCGCGGGTGACGGCACCACCACCGCCACCGTCCTGGCCCAGGCACTGGTCCGCGAGGGTCTGCGCAACGTCGCCGCGGGTGCTTCCCCGGCCGCCCTGAAGAAGGGCATCGACGCCGCGGTCAAGGCCGTGTCCGAGGAGCTCCTCGCGACCGCCCGCCCGATCGAGGACAAGTCCGACATCGCCGCCGTGGCCGCGCTCTCCGCGCAGGACCAGCAGGTCGGCGACCTCATCGCCGAGGCGATGGACAAGGTCGGCAAGGACGGTGTCATCACCGTCGAGGAGTCCAACGCCTTCGGCCTGGAGCTCGAGTTCACCGAGGGCATGGCCTTCGACAAGGGCTACCTGTCCCCGTACATGGTCTCCGACCAGGAGCGTATGGAGGCCATCCTCGATGACCCGTACATCCTGATCAACCAGGGCAAGATCTCCTCCATCCAGGACCTCCTGCCGCTGCTCGAGAAGGTCATCCAGGCCGGCGCCTCCAAGCCGCTGCTGATCATCGCCGAGGACGTCGAGGGCGAGGCGCTCTCCACCCTCGTCGTCAACAAGATCCGTGGCACCTTCAACGCCGTCGCCGTCAAGGCGCCCGGCTTCGGTGACCGCCGCAAGGCGATGCTGCAGGACATGGCCACCCTCACCGGTGCCACCGTCATCGCCGAGGAGGTCGGCCTCAAGCTCGACCAGGCCGGTCTGGACGTACTGGGCTCCGCCCGCCGCGTCACGATCTCCAAGGACAGCACCACCATCGTCGACGGTGGCGGCAGCTCGGCCGAGGTCCTCGGCCGCGTCAACCAGATCAAGGCCGAGATCGAGTCGACCGACTCGGACTGGGACCGCGAGAAGCTGCAGGAGCGCCTGGCGAAGCTCGCCGGCGGCGTCTGCGTCATCAAGGTCGGCGCCGCCACCGAGGTGGAGCTCAAGGAGAAGAAGCACCGTCTCGAGGACGCCATCTCGGCGACCCGCGCCGCGGTCGAGGAGGGCATCGTCTCCGGCGGTGGCTCCGCTCTCGTCCACGCCGTGAAGGTGCTCGAAGGCAACCTCGGCCTGTCGGGCGACGAGGCCACCGGTGTCGCGGTCGTGCGCCGCGCCGCCGTCGAGCCGCTGCGCTGGATCGCGGAGAACGCCGGCCTCGAGGGCTACGTCATCACCGCGAAGGTCGCCGAGCTCGAGAAGGGCCAGGGCTTCAACGCCGCCACCGGCGAGTACGGCGACCTGGTCAAGGCCGGCGTCATCGACCCGGTCAAGGTCACCCGCTCCGCGCTGGAGAACGCCGCTTCCATCGCGTCCCTGCTGCTCACGACCGAGACCCTGGTCGTCGAGAAGCCGGCCGACGACGAGGGCGACGCCGGTCACGGCCACGGCCACGGCCACAGCCACTGA
- a CDS encoding ester cyclase has translation MTFVQVIDYETKRFDEMNALIDRYAEQAAGKRTVTHTLIGRDRDAQTHYVDLVEFPSYEEAMRNSQLPETDRMFQEMVALCDGMPKFMNLDVVRDEYLNKLVVNRMFEEIAVKGDMAVVDECIAADYISHDIMESDGQGNGREGLRRTIGMWRDAFEFNFEMTRQIAEGDCVTTLWDWKGTHKGEFMGVAPTGREFSMSGCTTSRIENGQIAEDWWYYDAPALMRQMGMMPG, from the coding sequence ATGACATTCGTACAAGTAATCGATTACGAGACGAAGCGGTTCGACGAGATGAACGCCCTCATCGACCGCTACGCCGAGCAGGCCGCGGGCAAGCGCACGGTCACGCACACACTCATCGGCAGGGACCGCGACGCCCAGACGCACTACGTGGACCTCGTCGAGTTCCCCTCGTACGAAGAGGCCATGAGGAACTCTCAACTCCCGGAGACCGACCGGATGTTCCAGGAGATGGTGGCCCTCTGCGACGGCATGCCCAAGTTCATGAACCTCGACGTGGTCCGCGACGAGTACCTCAACAAGCTCGTCGTGAACCGGATGTTCGAGGAGATCGCGGTCAAGGGCGACATGGCCGTCGTGGACGAGTGCATCGCGGCCGACTACATCAGCCACGACATCATGGAGAGCGACGGACAGGGCAACGGCCGGGAAGGCCTGCGCCGGACCATCGGCATGTGGCGGGACGCCTTCGAGTTCAACTTCGAGATGACGCGCCAGATCGCCGAAGGCGACTGCGTCACCACGCTCTGGGACTGGAAGGGCACCCACAAGGGCGAGTTCATGGGGGTCGCGCCGACCGGCAGGGAATTCTCCATGTCGGGCTGTACGACCAGCCGCATCGAGAACGGCCAGATCGCGGAAGACTGGTGGTACTACGACGCCCCGGCGCTCATGCGCCAGATGGGCATGATGCCCGGATAG
- a CDS encoding SDR family NAD(P)-dependent oxidoreductase, translated as MTTALITGSTAGIGAAFARRLAAQGHNLVLVARDTRRLGEQATELHDRHGIEAEVLVADLSTEDGITAVEERLGDLKHPVDLLVNNAGFGNKGRYLEVSMADELTMLKVHVEAVLRLTSAATGSMRSRGRGGVINVASVAAFLPRGTYGASKAWVVQFTQGAAKDLTGSGVRLMALCPGFVRTEFHERAGMGTDNIPGWMWLDADKLVAAALADLARGKTVSIPDPRYKALMGVVKLTPRGLLGGVSSRTGRKYGPQ; from the coding sequence ATGACGACTGCGTTGATTACGGGATCCACGGCGGGCATCGGCGCCGCCTTCGCCCGGCGGCTCGCCGCCCAGGGGCACAACCTCGTCCTGGTGGCCCGGGACACCAGGAGGCTCGGCGAGCAGGCCACCGAACTGCACGACCGGCACGGCATCGAGGCCGAGGTGCTGGTCGCGGACCTCTCCACCGAGGACGGCATCACGGCGGTCGAGGAACGCCTCGGCGACCTCAAGCACCCGGTGGACCTGCTGGTCAACAACGCGGGGTTCGGCAACAAGGGCCGCTACCTCGAAGTCTCCATGGCCGACGAGCTGACCATGCTGAAGGTCCACGTCGAGGCCGTCCTGCGGCTGACCTCGGCGGCGACCGGGTCGATGCGCTCGCGCGGGCGCGGCGGCGTGATCAACGTGGCCTCGGTGGCCGCCTTCCTGCCGCGCGGCACCTACGGGGCGAGCAAGGCCTGGGTCGTGCAGTTCACCCAGGGCGCGGCGAAGGACCTGACCGGTTCGGGCGTACGCCTGATGGCGCTGTGCCCGGGCTTCGTGCGCACCGAGTTCCACGAGCGCGCCGGGATGGGCACGGACAACATCCCCGGCTGGATGTGGCTGGACGCCGACAAGCTGGTGGCCGCGGCCCTGGCGGACCTGGCGCGGGGCAAGACGGTGTCGATCCCGGACCCGCGCTACAAGGCGCTGATGGGCGTGGTGAAGCTGACGCCGCGCGGGCTGCTGGGCGGGGTCTCCTCGCGGACGGGGCGCAAGTACGGGCCGCAGTGA
- a CDS encoding MOSC domain-containing protein: MHLISVNLGRATAVAYTDAEDGLTGHHKLPAHGPVRVFAPGPKGVGASGVEGDDVCSLRHHGGDDQAVYAYAREDLEWWEGELERELPGGVFGENFTTSGIDVNGAKVGERWRVGPELVLEVASARIPCRTFQGVLGEKAWVKRFTRAARPGAYLRVIEEGRVSPGDAIEVLHRPDHEVTVAFWFRAFTTERELLPRTLAVGDALEPEARDKALAYVAKYGKERSPQGA; this comes from the coding sequence ATGCATCTGATCTCCGTGAACCTCGGCCGCGCGACGGCCGTCGCCTACACCGACGCGGAGGACGGGCTGACCGGCCACCACAAGCTCCCGGCGCACGGCCCCGTGCGCGTCTTCGCCCCGGGCCCCAAGGGCGTCGGGGCGAGCGGCGTCGAGGGGGATGACGTGTGCAGCCTGCGCCACCACGGCGGCGACGACCAGGCCGTGTACGCGTACGCCCGCGAGGACCTGGAGTGGTGGGAGGGCGAGCTGGAGCGCGAGCTGCCCGGCGGGGTCTTCGGCGAGAACTTCACCACCTCCGGGATCGACGTGAACGGCGCGAAGGTCGGCGAGCGCTGGCGGGTCGGCCCCGAGCTGGTCCTGGAGGTGGCCTCGGCGCGCATCCCGTGCCGGACCTTCCAGGGGGTGCTCGGCGAGAAGGCCTGGGTCAAGCGGTTCACCCGGGCCGCGCGGCCGGGCGCGTACCTGCGGGTGATCGAGGAGGGCCGGGTCTCGCCCGGCGACGCCATCGAGGTGCTGCACCGCCCCGACCACGAGGTGACCGTCGCGTTCTGGTTCCGCGCCTTCACCACCGAGCGGGAGCTGCTGCCGCGCACCCTGGCGGTCGGTGACGCGCTGGAGCCCGAGGCGCGGGACAAGGCGCTGGCCTACGTGGCGAAGTACGGGAAGGAGAGGTCCCCGCAAGGGGCCTGA
- a CDS encoding LysR family transcriptional regulator: protein MIEARHLRVLRAVAGTGSFSAAARELGCTQPAVSQQMKALEQSAGTPLLIRTGREMRLTQAGEALVRHAAGILAGLTAAEEEVAAIAGLRAGRVRLVSFPSGSSTLVPTALAAMRAEHPGTRISLVEAEPPRSVEMLREGDCDLALAFRYGGGSAPSAEWEDLVVRPLLTDRLVGLVPEGHRLAGAERVGMAELADEPWIAGCPRCRRHLVEVCEGAGFTPRIDFATDDYPAVVGLVGAGLGVAVLPELAVESVRAKGVSTLVVEPAVEREVVALTLPDLARVPAVAATLAELERAARR, encoded by the coding sequence GTGATCGAGGCACGTCATCTCCGAGTTCTGCGCGCTGTCGCCGGAACCGGGTCCTTCTCCGCCGCGGCCCGCGAGCTGGGCTGCACCCAGCCGGCCGTCTCCCAGCAGATGAAGGCGCTGGAACAGTCCGCCGGCACTCCGCTGCTGATCCGTACCGGGCGCGAGATGCGCCTCACCCAGGCCGGTGAGGCGCTGGTCCGGCATGCCGCCGGGATCCTCGCCGGGCTGACCGCCGCCGAGGAGGAGGTCGCGGCGATCGCGGGCCTGCGCGCGGGCCGGGTCCGGCTCGTCTCCTTCCCCAGCGGCAGCTCCACGCTGGTGCCCACCGCGCTGGCGGCGATGCGCGCCGAGCACCCGGGGACCCGGATCTCGCTGGTGGAGGCCGAGCCGCCGCGCTCGGTGGAGATGCTGCGCGAGGGCGACTGCGATCTCGCGCTGGCCTTCCGCTACGGCGGGGGCTCGGCGCCGTCCGCCGAGTGGGAGGACCTCGTGGTCCGGCCGCTGCTGACCGACCGGCTCGTCGGGCTGGTTCCCGAGGGGCACCGGCTGGCGGGCGCGGAGCGGGTGGGCATGGCCGAGCTGGCCGACGAGCCCTGGATCGCGGGATGCCCGCGCTGCCGCCGCCATCTGGTCGAGGTCTGCGAGGGCGCCGGATTCACCCCGCGCATCGATTTCGCCACCGACGACTACCCGGCCGTGGTCGGCCTGGTCGGGGCGGGGCTCGGGGTCGCGGTGCTGCCGGAGCTCGCGGTGGAGTCCGTACGGGCCAAGGGCGTGAGCACGCTCGTCGTGGAGCCGGCCGTGGAGCGGGAGGTCGTCGCGCTGACCCTGCCCGACCTGGCCCGGGTGCCGGCGGTGGCCGCGACCCTGGCCGAGCTGGAGCGGGCGGCCAGGCGCTGA
- a CDS encoding WhiB family transcriptional regulator, protein MADFSRLPGPNADLWDWQLLAACRGVDSSLFFHPEGERGAARSAREASAKEVCMRCPVRSECAAHALAVREPYGVWGGLTEDEREELMGRARHRLIPATTAIGPIAPH, encoded by the coding sequence ATGGCAGATTTCTCCCGCCTCCCCGGACCGAACGCCGACCTCTGGGACTGGCAGCTGCTGGCTGCCTGCCGCGGGGTCGACAGCTCCCTCTTCTTCCACCCGGAAGGCGAGCGGGGCGCGGCCAGGAGCGCGCGCGAGGCCTCGGCTAAAGAGGTCTGCATGCGATGCCCGGTGCGTTCTGAATGCGCCGCGCACGCACTCGCCGTCCGCGAGCCCTACGGGGTGTGGGGCGGCCTCACCGAGGACGAACGCGAAGAACTGATGGGTCGCGCACGCCATCGCCTGATCCCCGCGACGACCGCCATCGGACCGATCGCTCCGCACTGA
- a CDS encoding response regulator transcription factor gives MTSVLVCDDSPLAREALRRAVATVPGVERVTTAANGEEVLRRWGADRSDLILMDVRMPGLGGVETVRRLLSADPGARIIMLTVAEDLDGVALAVAAGARGYLHKDASRAELRATVTQALADPTWRLAPRRLRSAEMGAAPTLTAREIQVLEGMSHGRSNAEIGRELFLSEDTVKTHARRLFKKLGASDRAHAVALGFRWGLVR, from the coding sequence ATGACATCCGTCCTCGTCTGCGACGACTCCCCGCTTGCCCGAGAGGCGCTCCGCCGCGCGGTTGCCACCGTGCCCGGCGTCGAGCGTGTGACGACGGCCGCCAACGGCGAGGAAGTCCTCCGCCGCTGGGGTGCCGACCGCTCCGACCTGATTCTGATGGATGTACGGATGCCCGGGCTCGGCGGTGTGGAGACGGTTCGCCGGCTGCTCTCGGCCGATCCCGGCGCCCGCATCATCATGCTGACGGTCGCCGAAGACCTGGACGGCGTGGCCCTCGCGGTCGCCGCCGGCGCCCGGGGCTATCTGCACAAGGACGCCTCGCGCGCCGAACTGCGGGCCACGGTCACCCAGGCCCTCGCCGACCCGACCTGGAGGCTGGCCCCGCGCCGGCTCCGCTCGGCCGAGATGGGCGCCGCGCCCACGCTCACCGCGCGCGAGATCCAGGTGCTGGAGGGCATGAGCCACGGCCGGTCCAACGCGGAGATCGGGCGCGAGCTCTTCCTCTCCGAGGACACGGTCAAGACGCACGCCCGCCGGCTGTTCAAGAAGCTGGGCGCCTCGGACCGGGCGCACGCCGTGGCCCTCGGATTCCGCTGGGGTCTGGTCCGCTGA
- a CDS encoding sigma-70 family RNA polymerase sigma factor, whose translation MREDEAPGSPAATGPTGTARGGGDGTVGALVRRAVEGDEQATHDLLAFVHPLAIRYCRTRLSRLPGDARHFVEDLAQEVCVAVLMALPRYRDTGRPFEAFVFAIAAHKVADLQRAAMRHPGSTAVPSDEMPERPDDSLGPEERALLSSDAAWAKKLLANLPENQRELLVLRVAVGLTAEETGHLLGMSPGAVRVAQHRALSRLRALAEQ comes from the coding sequence ATGCGCGAAGACGAGGCCCCGGGTTCACCCGCGGCCACAGGCCCCACCGGCACCGCCCGAGGTGGCGGCGACGGTACCGTCGGCGCGCTCGTACGCCGTGCGGTCGAGGGCGACGAGCAGGCCACGCACGATCTGCTCGCCTTCGTGCACCCCCTCGCCATCCGCTACTGCCGCACCCGGCTCTCGCGGCTCCCGGGTGACGCTCGTCACTTCGTCGAGGACCTGGCACAGGAAGTCTGTGTCGCCGTCCTGATGGCGCTGCCGCGCTACCGCGACACCGGCCGCCCCTTCGAGGCCTTCGTCTTCGCCATCGCCGCGCACAAGGTCGCCGACCTGCAGCGGGCCGCCATGCGGCACCCCGGCAGCACGGCCGTGCCCTCCGACGAGATGCCGGAGCGGCCCGACGACTCCCTGGGCCCCGAGGAGCGCGCGCTGCTGAGCAGCGATGCCGCCTGGGCCAAGAAGCTGCTGGCCAACCTCCCGGAGAACCAGCGGGAGCTCCTCGTGCTGCGCGTCGCCGTCGGGCTCACCGCCGAAGAGACCGGGCATCTGCTCGGCATGTCCCCCGGGGCGGTCCGGGTGGCCCAGCACCGCGCCCTCAGCCGGCTCCGCGCGCTCGCCGAGCAGTAG
- the guaB gene encoding IMP dehydrogenase has product MTVNADGVPDKFATLGLTYDDVLLLPGSSDMSPDAIDTSSLISRNVRVNVPLLSAAMDKVTEARMAIAMARQGGVGVLHRNLSIADQANQVDLVKRSESGMVTDPITVHPDATLGEADELCAKFRISGVPVTDPAGKLLGIVTNRDMAFESDRSRQVREVMTPMPLVTGKVGITGVDAMELLRRHKIEKLPLVDESGILKGLITVKDFVKAEKYPNAAKDKDGRLLVGAAVGVAGDAYDRAQALIEAGADFIVVDTAHGHSRLVGDMVSKIKSNSSVDVIGGNIATRDGAQALIDAGCDGIKVGVGPGSICTTRVVAGIGVPQVTAIYEAALAAKAAGVPVIGDGGLQYSGDIAKALVAGADTVMLGSLLAGCEESPGELLFINGKQFKSYRGMGSLGAMQSRGDRKSFSKDRYFQEGVGGDDKLIPEGIEGQVPYRGPLSAVVHQLVGGLRQSMFYVGGRTVPELQDRGRFVRITSAGLKESHPHDIQMTVEAPNYSRKG; this is encoded by the coding sequence ATGACTGTGAACGCCGACGGAGTGCCCGACAAATTCGCCACACTCGGCCTCACTTATGACGATGTGCTGCTACTTCCCGGATCGTCGGACATGTCCCCGGACGCGATCGACACGTCCTCGCTCATCTCCCGCAACGTCCGTGTGAACGTCCCGCTGCTCTCCGCCGCCATGGACAAGGTCACCGAGGCCCGCATGGCCATCGCGATGGCCCGCCAGGGCGGCGTCGGCGTCCTGCACCGCAACCTCTCCATCGCCGACCAGGCCAACCAGGTCGACCTGGTCAAGCGCTCCGAGTCCGGCATGGTCACCGATCCGATCACGGTGCACCCGGACGCGACCCTGGGCGAGGCCGATGAGCTCTGCGCGAAGTTCCGCATCTCCGGCGTCCCGGTCACCGACCCCGCCGGCAAGCTGCTCGGCATCGTCACCAACCGCGACATGGCCTTCGAGTCGGACCGCAGCCGCCAGGTGCGCGAGGTCATGACCCCGATGCCGCTGGTCACGGGCAAGGTCGGCATCACCGGCGTGGACGCCATGGAGCTGCTGCGCCGCCACAAGATCGAGAAGCTGCCGCTCGTGGACGAGTCCGGCATCCTCAAGGGCCTCATCACGGTCAAGGACTTCGTCAAGGCCGAGAAGTACCCGAACGCCGCCAAGGACAAGGACGGCCGGCTGCTCGTCGGCGCGGCCGTCGGCGTCGCCGGCGACGCGTACGACCGGGCGCAGGCCCTGATCGAGGCGGGCGCCGACTTCATCGTCGTCGACACCGCCCACGGCCACTCCCGCCTCGTCGGCGACATGGTCTCCAAGATCAAGTCCAACTCGTCGGTCGACGTCATCGGCGGCAACATCGCCACCCGCGACGGCGCCCAGGCGCTCATCGACGCCGGCTGCGACGGCATCAAGGTCGGCGTCGGCCCCGGCTCCATCTGCACCACCCGCGTCGTCGCCGGCATCGGCGTCCCGCAGGTCACCGCGATCTACGAGGCCGCGCTCGCCGCCAAGGCGGCAGGCGTCCCGGTCATCGGCGACGGCGGCCTGCAGTACTCCGGCGACATCGCCAAGGCGCTCGTCGCGGGCGCCGACACGGTGATGCTCGGCTCGCTGCTCGCGGGCTGCGAGGAGTCCCCGGGCGAACTGCTCTTCATCAACGGCAAGCAGTTCAAGTCGTACCGCGGCATGGGCTCGCTCGGCGCGATGCAGTCCCGCGGCGACCGCAAGTCCTTCTCCAAGGACCGCTACTTCCAGGAGGGCGTGGGCGGCGACGACAAGCTCATCCCCGAGGGCATCGAGGGCCAGGTCCCCTACCGCGGCCCGCTCTCCGCGGTCGTGCACCAGCTCGTCGGCGGCCTGCGCCAGTCGATGTTCTACGTCGGCGGCCGCACCGTCCCCGAGCTCCAGGACCGCGGCCGCTTCGTCCGCATCACGTCCGCGGGCCTCAAGGAGAGCCACCCGCACGACATCCAGATGACGGTCGAGGCTCCGAACTACAGCCGCAAGGGCTGA
- a CDS encoding GuaB3 family IMP dehydrogenase-related protein: MTEIEIGRGKRGRRAYAFDDIAIVPSRRTRDPKEVSIAWQIDAYRFELPFLAAPMDSVVSPQTAIRIGELGGLGVLNLEGLWTRYEDPQPLLDEIAELDEETATRRLQEIYAAPIQADLIRRRIKEVRDSGVVTAAALSPQRTAEFSKVVVDAGVDIFVIRGTTVSAEHVSGAAEPLNLKQFIYELDVPVIVGGCATYTAALHLMRTGAAGVLVGFGGGAAHTTRNVLGIQVPMATAVADVAAARRDYMDESGGRYVHVIADGGVGWSGDVPKAVACGADAVMIGSPLARATDAPGKGNHWGMEAVHEDVPRGKKVDLGTVGTTEEILTGPSHSPDGSMNIFGALRRSMATTGYSELKEFQRVEVTVADSQHRR, translated from the coding sequence GTGACTGAGATCGAGATCGGGCGCGGCAAGCGCGGCCGCCGGGCGTACGCGTTCGATGACATCGCCATCGTCCCCAGCCGCCGGACCCGGGACCCGAAGGAGGTCTCGATCGCCTGGCAGATCGACGCCTACCGCTTCGAGCTCCCGTTCCTGGCCGCTCCCATGGACTCGGTCGTCTCCCCGCAGACCGCCATCCGCATCGGGGAGCTCGGCGGCCTCGGCGTGCTGAACCTCGAGGGCCTGTGGACCCGCTACGAGGACCCGCAGCCGCTGCTCGACGAGATCGCGGAGCTGGACGAGGAGACCGCCACCCGCCGTCTCCAGGAGATCTACGCGGCTCCGATCCAGGCGGACCTGATCCGCCGGCGGATCAAGGAGGTGCGCGACTCCGGTGTCGTCACCGCCGCCGCGCTCTCCCCGCAGCGCACGGCCGAGTTCTCCAAGGTCGTCGTCGACGCGGGCGTGGACATCTTCGTGATCCGCGGCACCACCGTGTCGGCGGAGCACGTCTCCGGCGCCGCCGAGCCGCTGAACCTCAAGCAGTTCATCTACGAGCTCGACGTCCCGGTCATCGTGGGCGGCTGCGCCACCTACACCGCGGCCCTGCACCTGATGCGCACCGGCGCGGCCGGCGTGCTGGTCGGCTTCGGCGGCGGCGCCGCGCACACCACGCGCAACGTGCTGGGCATCCAGGTCCCGATGGCCACCGCCGTCGCCGACGTGGCCGCGGCCCGCCGCGACTACATGGACGAGTCCGGCGGCCGCTACGTGCACGTCATCGCCGACGGCGGCGTGGGCTGGTCCGGCGACGTCCCGAAGGCCGTCGCCTGCGGCGCCGACGCCGTGATGATCGGCTCCCCGCTGGCCCGTGCCACCGACGCGCCCGGCAAGGGCAACCACTGGGGCATGGAGGCCGTCCACGAGGACGTGCCGCGCGGCAAGAAGGTCGACCTCGGCACGGTCGGCACCACCGAGGAGATCCTCACCGGCCCGTCGCACTCCCCGGACGGCTCGATGAACATCTTCGGCGCGCTGCGCCGCTCGATGGCCACCACCGGCTACAGCGAGCTCAAGGAGTTCCAGCGGGTCGAGGTCACCGTCGCGGACTCCCAGCACCGCCGCTGA